One genomic segment of Bdellovibrionales bacterium includes these proteins:
- a CDS encoding SIS domain-containing protein: protein MRCIRLSVTKISWGWLGTRNNHNPFFYFKGTSTIQLFMTSQDPRRLNHIFDGKTASAHFSEYRTSLDQALRSVPLKNIDHAFELIFQASQKGKKLLIAGNGGSAGISDHLSCDLGKGTLSPGQPPLKVLSLSANGPMLTAIANDYGYDEVFATQVAMYGEEGDVLITISSSGKSPNIVKSLEVARKMGLKTIALTGFGGGKSRELCDVSLHFEFQNYGIVEDCHQIVLQSIGQYLAKIRDGNW from the coding sequence ATGCGCTGCATTAGATTGTCGGTAACCAAAATATCTTGGGGTTGGCTGGGCACCCGAAATAATCACAATCCCTTCTTCTATTTTAAGGGCACTTCAACTATACAATTGTTTATGACCTCACAAGATCCAAGACGCCTTAATCATATATTTGACGGCAAGACAGCTTCCGCTCATTTTTCGGAATATCGCACTTCGCTGGATCAGGCTCTTAGGTCGGTTCCGTTAAAAAATATTGATCACGCTTTTGAATTGATTTTCCAGGCCTCCCAAAAAGGAAAAAAACTTTTAATCGCTGGCAATGGTGGTTCAGCAGGAATCTCAGATCACCTCTCGTGCGATTTAGGAAAGGGAACTTTAAGCCCCGGTCAGCCACCCCTTAAGGTTTTGTCTCTCAGTGCAAACGGACCGATGCTGACCGCTATTGCCAATGATTACGGATATGATGAGGTCTTTGCGACTCAAGTGGCAATGTATGGAGAAGAGGGTGACGTTTTAATCACGATCTCCTCCAGTGGTAAAAGTCCCAACATCGTCAAGAGTCTTGAGGTCGCTCGCAAAATGGGCCTAAAGACAATTGCCCTCACGGGCTTTGGCGGCGGCAAGTCCAGAGAACTGTGTGATGTTTCACTTCACTTTGAATTCCAGAACTATGGAATAGTGGAGGATTGCCATCAGATTGTACTTCAATCTATAGGCCAGTACTTGGCAAAAATACGCGATGGCAATTGGTAA
- a CDS encoding helix-turn-helix domain-containing protein has protein sequence MMHKVWLTAEQVAAHLNIAPITIYRWIEGNKIPCQRVGHQWRFSTLEIDQWVFSSKASDLKKLNRKRI, from the coding sequence ATGATGCACAAGGTTTGGCTCACTGCTGAGCAAGTAGCAGCCCACCTAAATATCGCACCAATCACTATTTACCGCTGGATTGAGGGTAATAAGATTCCATGCCAGCGAGTGGGACATCAATGGCGATTTAGCACCTTGGAAATTGATCAGTGGGTGTTCTCAAGCAAAGCTTCCGACTTAAAAAAATTAAATCGAAAGCGGATATGA
- a CDS encoding nucleotidyltransferase family protein encodes MKAVILAGGKGTRLGSLTEQIPKVLLPIAGKPVLDYQFEWLVREGVREVLLLTGHMTDKIREHCGDGSKWGLRISFIEEAAPLGTAGALKEAEDFLLEDFLVVYGDVLVDMDLSAFINFHCELEDPCATLMVHPNDHPHDSDLVEFDK; translated from the coding sequence TTGAAAGCGGTTATTTTGGCTGGAGGTAAGGGGACTCGCCTTGGCTCCTTGACTGAACAAATCCCTAAAGTGTTATTGCCGATTGCAGGCAAGCCTGTTCTTGACTACCAGTTTGAATGGTTGGTTCGAGAGGGAGTGAGAGAGGTGTTGCTTCTCACGGGTCACATGACCGACAAGATTAGGGAGCACTGTGGGGATGGATCAAAATGGGGTTTAAGAATTTCATTCATTGAGGAGGCAGCACCTCTTGGCACGGCTGGTGCTCTCAAGGAAGCCGAAGATTTTTTGCTAGAGGACTTTCTCGTCGTTTATGGTGACGTCTTGGTCGACATGGATCTCTCGGCTTTCATCAATTTTCATTGTGAGCTTGAGGACCCATGCGCGACTCTGATGGTTCACCCAAATGATCATCCTCATGATAGCGATTTGGTGGAATTTGATAAGTAA
- a CDS encoding BrnT family toxin has translation MNESRYGILGLTDTLHHVFVYFTIRGSDIRVIHIRKKEKREESLCQTM, from the coding sequence GTGAATGAATCAAGATATGGAATACTTGGCCTAACAGATACGCTTCATCATGTGTTTGTCTATTTTACCATTCGAGGCTCAGATATCCGAGTCATCCATATTCGAAAAAAGGAGAAAAGAGAAGAGTCTCTATGCCAAACTATGTAA
- a CDS encoding glycosyltransferase family 2 protein gives MKKIALCILARNELDCLKVMLPMLPKPGPDAGFDMICAVDGGSTDGTVEFFKENNIRVLSQSKRGRGDAFLTAFREIDADAYVFFSPDGNEDPKDLGKFRKLFDEGADLVIASRMMRESVNEEDGQLLKWRKWANLAFNFLANMLFRSKGPYITDSINGYRGITKAAATHLNLSAYDYTIEYQMTMRALKKKINIVEFPTVEGPRIAGETGAQSIPTGIRFLKRLWSELLLGSRF, from the coding sequence ATGAAAAAAATCGCTCTATGTATACTGGCTCGTAACGAGCTCGATTGTTTAAAAGTAATGCTTCCGATGTTGCCAAAGCCTGGGCCGGATGCTGGGTTTGATATGATCTGTGCTGTTGATGGTGGATCTACTGATGGTACCGTAGAGTTTTTTAAAGAGAATAATATCAGGGTTTTATCACAAAGTAAGCGAGGTAGGGGCGATGCCTTTCTAACGGCTTTCCGTGAAATCGATGCGGACGCTTACGTGTTCTTTTCGCCGGATGGCAATGAAGATCCCAAGGATCTCGGCAAATTTCGAAAGTTGTTTGATGAGGGTGCCGACCTCGTCATTGCCTCACGAATGATGCGAGAGTCGGTTAACGAAGAAGACGGACAGCTTTTAAAATGGCGGAAATGGGCCAATCTCGCTTTTAACTTTTTGGCGAACATGCTTTTTAGGAGCAAGGGACCATACATCACAGATTCCATTAATGGTTATCGAGGGATCACCAAAGCGGCCGCAACCCATCTCAATCTATCGGCCTACGATTATACGATTGAGTACCAAATGACGATGAGAGCACTGAAGAAAAAAATCAACATCGTCGAATTCCCAACGGTTGAGGGGCCGAGAATCGCTGGCGAAACGGGTGCGCAGAGTATTCCCACTGGCATTCGCTTCTTGAAACGCCTTTGGTCTGAACTGCTTCTCGGCAGTAGGTTTTAG
- a CDS encoding HAD-IIIA family hydrolase, which translates to MSPRIFNYLQRGVHLDLGRDVFPHLVKSERFYAYPSAEYLKDMGSPDRLAAVEADVLSGKVKLHHRRNSRPAVFLDRDGVLCHHVDFLRDLGGLVLFDDVPAALSKLNRSDFLAIVITNQPVVARGWADEAQVREIHKKMETQLGRSGARFDAIYFCPHHPDKGFPGEDMTYKITCECRKPSDGMIQEAKRFFNIDLSRSYVVGDTWRDIGVGRTAGLKKCLGVKNAVGRVGEFRDQIPDKIFLNLAEAVDFILEDSKLDVHSNSVSATAIQHEGHKGGH; encoded by the coding sequence TTGAGTCCTCGAATTTTTAACTACCTCCAAAGAGGGGTCCATCTGGATTTAGGCCGGGATGTGTTTCCTCACTTGGTGAAGAGTGAGAGATTTTATGCCTATCCTTCAGCAGAATATTTGAAAGATATGGGTAGCCCAGACCGATTGGCTGCCGTAGAGGCAGATGTTTTAAGTGGTAAGGTGAAGCTGCATCATCGTCGAAATTCTCGTCCGGCGGTGTTTCTGGATCGTGATGGAGTCCTTTGTCACCATGTTGATTTTCTCAGAGATTTGGGCGGTCTGGTGTTGTTTGATGATGTGCCAGCGGCCTTATCGAAATTAAATCGTTCAGATTTTTTAGCGATCGTGATTACCAATCAGCCGGTGGTTGCGCGGGGTTGGGCAGATGAAGCGCAGGTTCGCGAAATTCATAAAAAAATGGAGACACAACTTGGGCGTTCGGGTGCTCGTTTTGATGCCATTTATTTTTGTCCGCATCATCCAGACAAGGGATTTCCGGGCGAAGATATGACTTACAAAATCACTTGTGAGTGTCGCAAGCCGAGCGATGGAATGATTCAGGAGGCAAAACGGTTTTTCAACATTGATCTTTCAAGGTCCTACGTTGTTGGAGATACCTGGCGTGACATCGGCGTTGGTCGAACTGCGGGACTGAAAAAATGTCTCGGTGTAAAAAATGCGGTCGGTCGGGTCGGTGAATTTCGTGATCAGATTCCAGATAAAATCTTTTTGAATCTTGCGGAAGCGGTTGATTTTATTTTGGAGGATTCAAAGTTAGACGTTCACTCAAATTCGGTGTCAGCGACAGCAATTCAGCATGAGGGTCATAAGGGGGGGCATTAA
- a CDS encoding GHMP kinase has protein sequence MIITKTPFRMSFFGGGSDLPEFYRQSPGATLSVTIDKYMYISTHDFFERDQYRMKYSRTETVSSVAEIEHPILRAVVRRLNIAGGIEISSIADIPSGTGLGSSSSFTVGALHNLYSRRGDFVSKERIAREACEVEIGDLGEPIGKQDQYAAAFGGLNIISYAASEQVNVEPIYLKSDLHEAFQDHLLLFYTGKSRSAASILSEQKANMMSDQKVEQLKKMVAMVWQGRELLHEGRFDKFGSLLHESWLLKKGMASGVSNVEIDRSYEIAMSAGAFGGKLLGAGGGGFLLVCCAPEKRLAIREALKSQGLEYRAFRFEQDGSKVIYAEQ, from the coding sequence ATGATCATCACCAAAACTCCATTTCGAATGAGCTTTTTTGGAGGAGGCAGTGATTTGCCGGAGTTCTATCGTCAATCACCGGGGGCCACACTGAGTGTGACGATCGACAAGTACATGTACATATCGACTCACGATTTTTTTGAGCGTGATCAATACAGAATGAAATATTCTCGAACAGAAACGGTCAGTTCCGTCGCAGAGATTGAGCATCCTATCTTGCGTGCGGTGGTTCGTCGTCTGAATATTGCTGGAGGGATTGAAATTAGCTCTATTGCAGACATTCCTTCTGGCACAGGACTGGGATCTTCTTCAAGTTTCACCGTAGGAGCCTTACATAATCTTTATTCGAGAAGGGGTGATTTTGTTTCTAAAGAGCGAATTGCCCGAGAGGCCTGTGAGGTTGAGATTGGTGATTTGGGGGAGCCCATTGGAAAGCAAGATCAATATGCTGCTGCCTTTGGAGGGCTCAATATTATTTCCTATGCTGCGAGCGAGCAGGTCAATGTTGAGCCCATCTATTTGAAATCTGATCTTCATGAGGCTTTTCAGGATCATTTGTTGCTCTTTTACACGGGCAAGAGTCGATCTGCCGCTTCTATCCTTTCTGAACAAAAAGCGAACATGATGTCGGACCAAAAGGTTGAGCAACTCAAGAAAATGGTTGCAATGGTATGGCAGGGTCGGGAATTGCTTCACGAGGGGCGTTTCGATAAATTTGGGAGCTTGCTTCATGAGAGCTGGTTGCTCAAAAAAGGAATGGCAAGCGGAGTTTCCAATGTTGAGATCGATCGCTCCTACGAAATCGCCATGAGTGCGGGAGCTTTTGGTGGCAAACTTCTTGGCGCAGGTGGGGGCGGTTTTCTGCTTGTCTGTTGCGCGCCCGAGAAAAGACTTGCGATCAGGGAGGCTCTAAAATCTCAAGGCCTAGAGTACAGGGCTTTTCGTTTTGAACAGGATGGATCTAAAGTGATCTATGCCGAGCAATGA
- a CDS encoding glycosyltransferase family 39 protein, protein MAHDMRALIQKNPILTLLTLVGFALRAYGIGSNSLWMDEIRQVGYYYSTENVFHLIYKAATQQQPPLDYLIGYVIGLFLPFHEVVARLPSLVFGTLLIPLTYQLVSLIYNSRVALLTSIFVCFSPSLIYYSQEARPYSIFLVLLTWTLISYFKAMDSNSDTGWKKYRLASFFTLMSRGLEPILGLGSLFLTSMVMWKSIGTKNESPSTPPPQNLFKRYFRFTVTSGLWFLPFLLFIISKSRKYLAGGTGTETSSVSWASFSPFSHLWTALNQTLPQPTLGIFTLATLGLILCLIERKKHPRALFISVFFFVFMIVHTVVFHLSVNPELAGLAPKYVLYSHIPFLFLGSVSMSYLFGLFENLVGLAKARRLVPGLVACLVVVFTLSQLPKLKEVYRTHKVDYRSAGKYLKKNLSYGDVIVHVSFLPMGHLEHGFWGEGLYYKTPAPTWGISEAVKAIKANPHRNNRIFVAVHEAPEEPINHSPHLTEFTANGIKLFHLDKRIISTNWGQELDRLIDELIPLFPQEGARAKLYLAKCQLLATTDEAQARQSFAAAQSLYPNLKFESECN, encoded by the coding sequence TTGGCACATGATATGAGAGCACTCATTCAAAAAAATCCCATACTTACTTTGCTTACTCTTGTTGGTTTTGCCCTGAGAGCCTACGGAATTGGTAGCAATAGCTTGTGGATGGATGAGATCCGACAGGTTGGTTATTACTATAGTACCGAGAATGTGTTTCATTTGATTTACAAGGCGGCGACTCAGCAGCAACCACCGCTTGATTATCTGATTGGCTATGTGATTGGTTTGTTTCTTCCCTTTCATGAAGTGGTTGCTCGTCTGCCTTCTTTGGTGTTTGGGACCTTGCTCATTCCGTTAACCTATCAGTTGGTGTCGCTGATTTATAACTCTCGGGTGGCTTTACTTACTTCAATATTCGTGTGTTTTTCACCGTCCCTTATTTATTACTCTCAGGAGGCTCGGCCGTATTCTATTTTTCTGGTGCTCTTGACTTGGACTCTGATCTCTTACTTTAAAGCGATGGATTCTAATTCGGACACGGGGTGGAAGAAATATCGACTTGCGAGCTTTTTCACTCTAATGAGCAGGGGATTAGAGCCTATTCTGGGGCTTGGTTCATTATTTTTAACTTCAATGGTGATGTGGAAATCTATAGGTACTAAGAACGAGTCGCCTTCAACCCCGCCGCCGCAGAATCTCTTTAAGCGCTATTTCCGGTTTACTGTGACTTCTGGATTGTGGTTTTTGCCCTTTTTATTGTTTATTATTTCCAAGTCGCGAAAATATTTAGCGGGTGGAACTGGTACCGAAACCTCGAGTGTATCGTGGGCAAGCTTTTCTCCCTTTAGCCACCTTTGGACGGCTCTGAATCAAACACTCCCTCAGCCGACCCTGGGTATCTTTACCTTAGCAACACTTGGCTTGATTCTTTGTCTCATTGAACGAAAGAAGCACCCTAGGGCCTTGTTTATTTCGGTGTTCTTTTTTGTGTTCATGATTGTGCATACGGTGGTTTTTCATCTATCGGTCAATCCTGAGCTGGCGGGCCTTGCGCCCAAATATGTTCTTTATTCGCACATTCCTTTTCTTTTCCTAGGTTCCGTCAGTATGAGCTACTTGTTCGGACTTTTTGAGAACTTGGTAGGCTTAGCGAAAGCCCGTCGGCTAGTGCCAGGTTTGGTGGCTTGTTTAGTGGTCGTATTTACACTTAGCCAACTTCCGAAATTGAAAGAAGTCTACCGAACTCACAAAGTCGATTATCGTTCGGCGGGTAAGTACTTAAAAAAGAATCTCAGCTATGGAGATGTTATCGTCCATGTGAGTTTTTTGCCCATGGGTCATTTAGAGCACGGATTTTGGGGTGAAGGGCTTTATTATAAAACTCCGGCGCCTACCTGGGGCATAAGTGAAGCCGTTAAAGCGATTAAAGCCAATCCTCACAGAAATAATCGTATTTTCGTCGCGGTCCATGAGGCTCCTGAAGAGCCTATTAATCACTCCCCTCATTTAACCGAATTTACGGCAAACGGGATTAAACTCTTCCATTTAGACAAAAGGATCATTTCGACAAACTGGGGGCAGGAACTCGATCGCCTTATTGACGAGTTAATCCCGCTATTTCCTCAAGAGGGAGCTCGCGCAAAACTATACTTAGCTAAATGCCAGTTGCTAGCGACCACCGATGAGGCCCAAGCTCGCCAGTCATTTGCAGCTGCTCAATCTCTCTATCCAAATTTGAAATTTGAAAGTGAATGTAACTAA
- a CDS encoding glycosyltransferase family 2 protein, whose protein sequence is MAIGNGDGDGDGDGLPGRNKMEHEKVPSLEAALNSSTSPSRDGLVSIITPVFNSEAYIDKTIKSVQDQTYTNWEMLVVADSGTTDKTPEIVQGYSDKDPRIKFVQVPEGRGLALSRNYAISLAHGRFLAFLDSDDFWLPEKLQRQVDFMRTNNYSFTCTAFRRIDLNEKRIGRIIGVPRQTTYERLLQQNCIACLTVMLDIDQVGKVSFTESKHEDFILWLNLLKRGFRCEGLNEDLARYRIVNQSRSANKFESAKNTWRIYRETEGLNLPQACLRLGQFAIRNLTKYSRF, encoded by the coding sequence ATGGCAATTGGTAATGGCGATGGCGATGGCGATGGCGATGGTCTCCCTGGTAGAAATAAAATGGAACACGAAAAGGTGCCCAGCCTTGAGGCGGCGTTGAATAGCTCCACGAGTCCCAGTCGTGATGGACTCGTTTCAATTATCACCCCAGTTTTCAATTCTGAGGCTTACATCGATAAAACGATTAAGTCTGTTCAGGATCAAACTTATACGAATTGGGAAATGCTCGTCGTTGCAGATTCGGGAACGACCGACAAAACTCCAGAAATCGTCCAAGGCTATTCAGACAAGGATCCGCGGATTAAATTTGTTCAGGTCCCAGAGGGACGAGGGCTTGCCCTTTCCCGAAACTATGCCATCTCATTAGCTCACGGCCGGTTTCTGGCTTTCTTAGATAGCGACGATTTCTGGCTTCCTGAGAAACTGCAGAGACAAGTCGATTTTATGAGGACAAATAACTACTCATTCACTTGCACGGCTTTTCGACGAATTGATTTGAACGAAAAGCGCATTGGAAGGATCATTGGGGTCCCTCGTCAAACGACCTACGAAAGGCTGCTTCAACAGAATTGTATCGCCTGCCTGACCGTCATGCTCGATATAGATCAAGTTGGAAAGGTATCCTTTACGGAATCAAAGCACGAGGACTTCATTCTGTGGTTGAACCTCCTCAAACGCGGATTTCGTTGCGAAGGCCTCAATGAAGACCTGGCCCGATACCGTATTGTCAACCAGTCCCGTTCCGCCAATAAATTTGAGTCCGCAAAAAATACGTGGCGAATCTATCGAGAAACTGAAGGACTGAATCTGCCGCAGGCTTGCCTTAGATTGGGCCAATTTGCGATCCGCAATCTGACCAAATACAGCCGATTTTAG